The Sedimentisphaera salicampi genome includes a region encoding these proteins:
- the hydE gene encoding [FeFe] hydrogenase H-cluster radical SAM maturase HydE → MEKIDSLIEKIKTQTPQENDLAELLAVEDKTEMQKIFRAADEVRREYCGDGILVRGIIEYTNYCRNTCLYCGLNKNNHSIQRYRLDKNEILESAEIIHKCGVKTVVLQGGEDPDISPDFIADIVSEIKKRFGAAVTLSSGEWEREVYKLWKDAGADRYLLKIETSDKKLYEKYHPDMSYEQRIRCLEDLIDLGYQAGSGTLVGLKGQTPQILARDIIFFNKYGFDMLGMGLFIPHKQTELGEEKIGSLDMTMKMLALTRIVTKNTHLPATTATASFSDRDHRLDALRSGANVIMPNFTPGNVKKLYEIYPGKKCVTEAGVDPVDTVRQLADETGRLVDLSHGHTLKWEYQQ, encoded by the coding sequence ATGGAAAAGATAGACAGCTTAATAGAAAAGATAAAAACTCAAACCCCTCAGGAAAATGATCTTGCCGAACTTCTGGCAGTGGAAGATAAAACTGAAATGCAGAAGATCTTCAGAGCTGCTGATGAGGTGAGGCGGGAGTATTGCGGGGACGGAATCCTCGTGCGGGGCATAATCGAATACACAAACTACTGCCGAAACACTTGCCTGTACTGCGGGCTGAACAAAAACAACCACTCTATACAGCGGTACCGGCTTGATAAAAACGAGATACTCGAATCGGCAGAGATTATTCACAAATGCGGCGTAAAAACCGTTGTCCTTCAGGGCGGTGAAGACCCTGATATAAGCCCGGACTTTATAGCTGATATCGTAAGCGAAATAAAGAAAAGATTCGGGGCTGCCGTAACACTTTCCTCAGGAGAATGGGAGAGAGAGGTTTACAAACTCTGGAAGGACGCCGGCGCAGACAGGTATCTATTGAAGATTGAAACATCAGACAAAAAGCTTTATGAAAAGTATCATCCTGATATGAGCTATGAACAAAGGATCCGATGCCTTGAGGATTTGATAGACCTCGGCTATCAGGCCGGCAGCGGAACTCTTGTGGGGCTGAAAGGACAAACCCCTCAAATACTCGCAAGAGACATCATATTCTTCAATAAATACGGGTTTGATATGCTCGGAATGGGGCTCTTCATACCGCATAAACAAACTGAGCTTGGGGAAGAGAAAATCGGCAGCCTTGATATGACGATGAAAATGCTCGCCCTTACGCGAATCGTTACAAAAAACACACACCTGCCCGCAACCACGGCTACCGCAAGTTTCTCAGACCGCGACCACAGGCTCGATGCCCTCAGGTCTGGGGCTAATGTGATAATGCCGAACTTCACCCCGGGAAACGTAAAGAAGCTCTATGAGATATATCCGGGCAAAAAATGCGTTACAGAGGCTGGGGTGGATCCCGTGGACACTGTAAGGCAGCTCGCAGATGAAACGGGAAGGCTTGTGGATCTATCACACGGGCATACATTGAAATGGGAGTATCAGCAATGA
- a CDS encoding rhomboid family intramembrane serine protease: MFIPIKTDVRITKPPLMNYFLIAVCIAVFLATYSPVEVKYGYKTFVEPLKPWADTFVLHSDQPKVWQFITYAFLHSNIVHIAGNMFFLFLFGNKINDRLGHIGYLCFFISGAIFAALGYSYLHETAMLGASGAVAAVTGAYLILYPRSNITLMGWLVFFYTFPIPAFWFIIVKMVLIDNVIPANYVNSKVAYDAHLSGYAFGVVITGLMLITRLLKSEGIDFHYMIKRWKRGRALKNSVQYQMQASKGMPAAEQVSGNTAGDKSGLNEKEQQICKLVAVGKIKDAADQYVSLMNRENTVLPEREQLDIANNLMGRGKAEQAEKAYKIFKANYPSYEYIEHIELMLGLLYSRYLNEPENAAKQLEKAYKKLTEPEQKKMCGNELKKIKKKL, encoded by the coding sequence ATGTTTATACCTATAAAAACAGATGTAAGGATAACAAAGCCGCCGCTTATGAACTATTTCCTCATAGCGGTTTGCATTGCAGTGTTTCTGGCCACATACTCCCCTGTGGAGGTGAAGTACGGGTATAAAACGTTTGTTGAACCGCTGAAGCCCTGGGCAGACACATTCGTGCTTCATTCAGATCAGCCTAAGGTATGGCAGTTTATAACCTATGCTTTTCTGCATTCAAATATAGTTCATATAGCAGGAAATATGTTTTTCCTTTTTCTATTCGGGAACAAGATAAACGACCGGCTCGGACATATAGGCTATCTTTGCTTTTTTATCTCCGGAGCGATATTCGCAGCACTGGGCTATTCATACCTGCATGAGACCGCCATGCTCGGAGCGTCCGGAGCTGTAGCAGCGGTTACAGGCGCATACCTGATCCTGTACCCGCGGAGCAACATTACGCTGATGGGTTGGCTGGTTTTCTTTTACACCTTCCCAATACCAGCATTCTGGTTTATCATTGTGAAAATGGTTCTGATTGACAATGTAATACCGGCCAATTATGTTAATTCGAAAGTTGCCTATGATGCGCATCTTTCCGGATACGCCTTCGGAGTAGTGATCACAGGCTTAATGCTTATCACCAGACTGCTCAAGAGCGAAGGTATAGATTTTCATTATATGATAAAGCGGTGGAAAAGGGGCAGAGCCCTGAAAAACTCCGTTCAGTATCAAATGCAGGCGTCTAAAGGTATGCCCGCAGCAGAGCAGGTAAGCGGTAACACCGCTGGAGATAAAAGCGGGCTTAATGAAAAAGAACAGCAGATTTGCAAACTTGTCGCTGTTGGCAAAATAAAGGACGCAGCAGATCAGTACGTAAGCCTTATGAACAGAGAGAATACCGTGCTGCCGGAAAGAGAGCAGCTTGATATAGCAAACAATCTGATGGGCAGGGGCAAAGCGGAACAGGCCGAAAAGGCGTATAAGATTTTCAAAGCGAACTACCCAAGCTACGAATACATCGAACATATTGAACTTATGCTCGGCCTTCTATACTCCAGATACCTCAATGAACCTGAAAATGCTGCCAAACAATTAGAAAAGGCATATAAAAAGCTCACCGAACCGGAGCAGAAAAAGATGTGCGGCAATGAACTCAAAAAGATTAAAAAGAAGCTTTAG